One region of Bacterioplanoides sp. SCSIO 12839 genomic DNA includes:
- the rsgA gene encoding small ribosomal subunit biogenesis GTPase RsgA, whose amino-acid sequence MAKRKLTKRQAWRVEKIQQEKAKRAERKENDIAEQLNAGELGDECHGQVIAHFGTQVEIEDGQRQKYRCYLRANLGSLVTGDRVVFRPGPEVNHASNDEKVRTGVVETVTDRTSELSRPNPYNEIKPVAANIDFIVLVIAPEPEAHANLIDRYLVAAENCRIEPIILLNKTDLINDSNRQRFDELLTTYEQLGYRTLRVCSKQESSLSEFKQFLNDRISVFVGQSGVGKSSLIDTLLPEEELKVGALSAATKKGRHTTTTARLYHFPDGGDLIDSPGIREFGLWHMSEDEVMQGFCEIRDLAGYCRFRDCKHEKEPGCAILEAVESGKISQLRFDSYKRILATLTEL is encoded by the coding sequence ATGGCAAAACGCAAACTGACCAAACGCCAGGCCTGGCGCGTTGAAAAGATCCAGCAAGAAAAAGCGAAGCGGGCTGAACGCAAAGAAAATGATATTGCTGAACAGCTGAATGCGGGGGAACTGGGCGATGAATGTCATGGTCAGGTGATTGCACACTTCGGCACCCAGGTTGAGATTGAAGACGGTCAGCGTCAGAAATACCGTTGTTATTTGCGTGCCAATTTAGGCTCTCTGGTGACGGGTGATCGGGTGGTATTTCGCCCTGGCCCGGAAGTCAATCATGCCTCTAATGATGAAAAAGTACGCACCGGCGTGGTTGAAACGGTTACTGACAGAACATCAGAATTATCCCGACCAAACCCTTATAACGAAATCAAACCCGTCGCAGCCAATATCGATTTTATTGTGCTGGTGATTGCCCCTGAACCTGAGGCTCACGCCAACCTGATTGACCGTTATCTGGTGGCCGCAGAGAATTGCCGGATTGAGCCAATTATTCTGTTAAATAAAACCGATTTAATTAATGACTCCAACCGCCAGCGCTTCGATGAGTTATTAACCACTTATGAGCAGCTGGGCTATCGCACCTTACGGGTATGCAGCAAGCAGGAAAGCAGCCTGAGCGAATTTAAACAATTCCTGAATGATCGCATTAGCGTTTTTGTTGGTCAGTCTGGCGTCGGTAAATCGTCTTTAATTGATACCCTGTTACCGGAAGAAGAATTAAAAGTGGGTGCATTATCGGCGGCCACCAAAAAAGGACGCCATACCACCACCACCGCACGTTTATATCACTTTCCTGACGGCGGCGACTTAATTGACTCGCCAGGAATTCGTGAGTTTGGTTTATGGCATATGTCAGAAGATGAGGTGATGCAGGGATTTTGTGAAATTCGTGATCTGGCCGGTTATTGCCGCTTCCGCGACTGCAAACACGAAAAAGAACCCGGCTGCGCCATTTTAGAGGCCGTCGAGTCAGGTAAAATCAGCCAATTACGATTCGATAGCTATAAACGAATTTTAGCCACACTGACAGAACTCTGA